Sequence from the Cucumis sativus cultivar 9930 chromosome 1, Cucumber_9930_V3, whole genome shotgun sequence genome:
AGAAGATTGCAACAGAATGGGAAATGGAGGGAACTCCAAATACAATCTTTGAGCAGATACAACAGGAAAGAGCACGAAGAGATGAAGCCATTGAGAAGTGGAAACAACTTTATCACGCTATCAAGATTGAACTTGATGACCTAATTCAGAGGACACATAATGGTATGTGTATGAACTTGTCTTATCTTGTCTTATCTTATCTTATCTTATCTTCCCTTTGTTTCTGAATTTTCTATCGATTGTCTTTCAATTTAGCTCAAGATTAGAGATGAGTGAAGGACGACCTTACTTGAACAAGATCTGTCTTGTGGGTTGTACAACCGTGTCTTTGAGTTCTTAAGATTAGAGATTAGTGAAGGGTAGCAAAAAACTAAGACTAAAGAATTTCAATATCACTAACAGACACTTATCATTTACTTTGATAGGAGATGGATTACATTGGGGAGTGACTGAGAGGACGGAAGCACTAAAAACACAATTACAAGCAAAGGAGGAGACCATAAAAGCCCTCAAAGAACAAGTAGTTTCAATGGAGCAAGACAAATATAAGAGGAACAGAGAAATCGACATACTGAGGCAAAGCTTGAGAATCATGACCAGTAAGAAGGAACAGCAGATAGAAACTTTCCATAAATGCGTCTGTAAGTAACTTGCCAATGAAATAGGCATGAAAACAGAATTTTCAACACTACATTAgaattaagaagaaataatgaaatgcCAATTGAAATGTTACTAGTTGTAAATGTGTCCAGGAAGGTTGTGTTACCTTTGCACACCCACCCTTCATTTCAACCCAAATGTTGTTATTCTTATTATCATTACGTTGGCATGGTCCTAAAGATCAACATTTTTGTTCAAGACTGGGATTTTGACAAGTGTtacaaaagatgaaaaagaaaaggttaatCCTCCCTCAGTTAACACAGACAATTGAGGCTTAATGATAGATAGATAGGCCTATCATTCAACTTTTATAGTGATCCTAGATTGAGTTATtgtgatttaaatttagaatagGATGATAATTATTGTTCAAGTTATACCTATACTCAGTTTCACCAAACACTAGTCACTAACACAAGAAGGAATAACTTATATGATAAATAATGTCCAAGTTCTTATATGATCTAAGTTGCATTATGGGACTCTAGCACATCAGTAGGCAGTAACATCCACTatccaaattttgttaaatcacCCATGAACCAAAAATCTTAAGCTGATAGATTACGTTAAATTTACTAATATCAATGCTTCCACACATTCTCTCTGTTCTACGAACTTGAAAATTATAGTATCAACGTTCCAGCGCTCCTCCCGCACTTTGGACTAAAAACCCAAGAACTagaaatcaatattatcacaagaaaacaaaattaaacaacttgAACAAACTAACTCCTACTCTGATACCGCTAGGGGTGTGCATTGGTCACTTTAAATCAGTTTTTCGACCAAATCGCCACCGAACTAACTATGGTAGATTTAGTAAATGTTTAAACCCATCCCGACCGCCATGGAGTACAAGTGGATTCGGTTGGATTTTGTCAGCTTAATTCTTTAGAGgttgttaattaaattgtcCGTTTAGATTTTTCCAAACTGACACAAActaatctctctttttattcGACCCACCACCTGGTCGACTCGGTTTTACAATCTATTATCTTTCACTCCTAGATACCGCCATAAATCATGAACCCAAAATCTGGATGAGttaaggtaaatttaataagatCACTGTTCCAACAAATTCTGTGCCCAATCTTGCAAACATTCATACGCACTATATAGGACCGATGGGAGATATGCTTCAACTTGTACGAGGGATATCTATTTGAAGGGAATCATACGCACTCTAATTGTAATGAAACATGAACGATGAAGTCCATCATACCAATAAATAGAATGGCAATAGTTATTTTGGAGCATTAACGAAAACCAAACATACCTTGGTTGAACATCTTGTGGTAAGATGATGGAACAATCAAACCAAGCTCTCGGAAATCGACTATCGTAGCATTGACGGAGAAGAAACGAACTGAAATCGCTACAATGGATGCCTGAAACTGGAGGAAGAAACAGTCATGAGCCTTCGCGCCATAAAAccttttattcttattcttcaaatttggCGATTGCTCCCCCCAATCAAAACCCATTTAGGCTATCcgtaattaaaattgatatcaTTGTAACAAATTGTTTTGAGCATAATCACAAAATTGTTCAATATCCTTAAACATCTTGTAAACTAATTTGATTTAGAATTGAATTGTTTACTTTAATTTGACTTATACTATGGCTTGGTAAAATTTCATCGCGATTATAGAACACAACGACTTTAATGTTACAAAACAATCTTTATGCTATACATTCTttagattttcttcttcaaaattcgATACCCAAATAATGTGGTTGTGACCTAAAATGAAGTAGGGTTGCTaactttcataaaataaaataaattagaatttctattatattgatgatttagaaatatttatgaaaattctgacattaaatttaagatttattaagaatttaaaagtaCAATAACGAATTGATATCAACCAAGTTAAACGTTTGAATTTCTCGTTGAACTAACGAAAtgttaattgtttaattaaaaaaaatagtatcataaaaa
This genomic interval carries:
- the LOC101204691 gene encoding uncharacterized protein LOC101204691; amino-acid sequence: MGVCSSKDGSEIFYDDVKGLKEKIRLLREEVRGVICEMDKETKAHEKDMVVFAFKEAGWKTEKKRLKEEVKMLRKKVKESFTEIEEGNFGEKIATEWEMEGTPNTIFEQIQQERARRDEAIEKWKQLYHAIKIELDDLIQRTHNGDGLHWGVTERTEALKTQLQAKEETIKALKEQVVSMEQDKYKRNREIDILRQSLRIMTSKKEQQIETFHKCVCK